One Antedon mediterranea chromosome 1, ecAntMedi1.1, whole genome shotgun sequence genomic window, TCTGTGATACAGGCCTCACATGTGATGCACCATAGAATTTACCTACTGTATGATACTAGAcaaatttagatacagtaccgagaatcggctggATAAAATAATCAAGTTAAAACCTGTAGTATTTAATATTCACTTATAAGATTACATGCTTGAGCGGGCAAAGTAATAACTTTGGGTATAATTaccttttaatttaatatgtacaGGTATTTATATTTCGAAAGTATCAATAATTTAATCCTACTAAGTGCTGATAACTTATACTACCAATTACTATTAAATCAACTACTGGTGATATTAACTACTCTATTTTGTGATTCAGATATTCCAAAGCTCTtgttaaacaatgtttatttatattatttaaaatacacaaaattaattttttcttGTAGTGGCCAAACCGAGAGCACGTCCTGTTACCAAAAAACGATCAGAGCTGTACAAGATACGACAACAGGAATCGCGagtaataaaacaacaaagatatCGTTATTTACACCAGATACGAAGATATAATGGCGATATTCTTACACCGGTAAGTtgaaattttgcaatttttgaaatactgtattacttATTACTTACATGGAATTAAGGGTCACTAATTGaattaaaagtttaaatatttgTCTGTAGTGTCAATAACATCTAAACATTCTTATTATGATTCTATTATGCAATTAGTATTTGTTGACAAATAGcaaagtatttattttacagaGTTATTTACAGAGTGTTCATGATGCGATGTCTCCAGAAGTACCGGAAATAATGGGCACATACGCAAACCTACCACCTTCACCGCCCTCACCGCCACCCAAGGGTATCACAAACTTACCAGAACTGCCTGATAATTTTAGTGACTCAACCACCGATGATAATAACAGGTGCAGTGTGGGAGATTACTTCGACGATGAGAATCGCAAAAGTTGGAATAGCTTCTCTTTCCCAGACAACCTGCCAGAAATCTTTAAGGAAGATCGCGACAGTGGTGGACGCTTCTCCGTACACGAGAATCTACCACAATTGTTCACAGATGATCGCAAGAGTAATGTTCGAAAGAGCACTGCTCGTCAGAGCGATGCTCGGCAGAGTGGTGCTCGACAGAGTGGTGCTCGGCAGAGCGCTGCTCGTCAAAGTGATGCTCGGCAGAGTGATGCTCGGCCTAGCAGTGCTCGGCAGAGTGATGCTCGGCCTAGCAGTGCTCGGCAGAGCGGTGGTCGTATTAGTGTACCATCACGAAAATTTGAGGACAGCCACAAAAGTAATAACAGTCAAAAACGTAGTAATAGTTTCCTTGGAGAGTTCACATATGTGGACGATAATGGAGATGGACTCGGACAATACACTTACGTCGATGACGGTACGATACCGATGGTGGTATGACAATCAGCGAATATTTATGAATTGTCTCTCCCAAATGAAGAGGAAGAATCCTTATACCAGAACGATTTAAGTTAAAATCTTAAAACTATCATGGTAGATGTTTTAGCGTTGAATCTTAGTACAATAAGTTTGTGACGGATGGGTGTGTGTACCTTAGATTCGGGATTCTTCTAGCTTCACATGAAGAAAGccaatttataaatattcatactAGATACTGGTCTTACAGACAGACCAACGcctattgtatattttgtagaTAGTCCTCAATCATATTGTGTACAAATAACTAATATTTCTTTAATATCTGTGTTATATCTTAAATATGTAATTTTCGCTGCATAGTGCAAAATAAGAAAGCAAATTCAACGAATACCTTGCTTGTTTGCTATGGGAACAATTTGATTGGTACTACTGAAAAATAAGAGGTAGACATCGCAACATTTCcctaaattaattcattttgtccATGTCCAGTGGTGCTCACTCCTGATGCATTTACAGCCCTAATATATGTCTGTAAATT contains:
- the LOC140059967 gene encoding uncharacterized protein isoform X1, with the translated sequence MEAPVYTQAPVYTRAPVYTRAPAFPVATTNLPVTIVMEKLPTTTPDLSLIDQCETIHYSFDIPMCIICCLLLIFGIIFSFFGYRCFKAVMFLVGFMFGAVVVLLICEEEDLLSTGANAGIAVGIGLLLGLITMLVQYIGLFMTGFQLGLLIAVSSLIILEQFYHPTTFWFPVGLTFGCGLVCALLTLQWQKPLVILSTAITGGCTVVVCLDYFMEMFIMAKYVYDRLRANESIAVCWFSWLILAVWPIVAVVGIIVQIRVTGKEFDHKEVAKPRARPVTKKRSELYKIRQQESRVIKQQRYRYLHQIRRYNGDILTPSYLQSVHDAMSPEVPEIMGTYANLPPSPPSPPPKGITNLPELPDNFSDSTTDDNNRCSVGDYFDDENRKSWNSFSFPDNLPEIFKEDRDSGGRFSVHENLPQLFTDDRKSNVRKSTARQSDARQSGARQSGARQSAARQSDARQSDARPSSARQSDARPSSARQSGGRISVPSRKFEDSHKSNNSQKRSNSFLGEFTYVDDNGDGLGQYTYVDDGTIPMVV